GGTTAATCAAGTGCTTCATTACAGTAAGTGTTCATATTACCATATAAGATGTATTGTAAGATGTATAAAATTTCACAGGAAAATGACACATGTACCACGACCTGAAGGGggccatttttataaatatgctaaaaggccttttacttgctaaaaaagtgTAAACTTTCAATTCGGATGGCAGaaatttgcatatgaaatatgagTAGGCAATAAAAAACTCCATCCATCAGAGCTCCAGATGAGTCTGCATTAGTTCACAGTGCCGTAATGCCATTGATCTCCTATTTAGCGATAACAAAATTGCTCTAATctactttaataataaaattcatgctttaatatCAGACAAGATTAGCTTGAAGGAACAAGAACAATGTTAAAGTCACCACATACCAAGCTGCATTGCTTCACACACCACTGAAACCATAAGTCATACTACTCAAAGTTCACACCCACATTCACTGTGTGAttgagtgttaattttagtAAGGTTACGCAAAGTCTGTGCAGCCCTTCCTAATGTAAACATGCCAAGCCTAAGGCAGGGATTCCAGGCCTGAGGCTTCACCCGCAGCAGACATTCCACCGCTCGTGCTCACCGAGAAAACCCATGAACCACAGAGGTGGAGAAATGCAAGTGCTGCTGTTTGATTGGAGGGAAGCTCTTGTTCATATCATAAGGAAGCTGATGACAGACACAGGGGGGGATGAGTCTGTTTGAGGTCACAACCTCATTCCTCCTAAAAGTTCACGGCATTTAGATAATGTAGTGCACCTCAAGTGACCCAAAATCTAACCAACTAGCCATCAGCTGcaagttcaaaaaaaaaaaaactgcaagcagcaattatcagggttcaagcgctttaagaCTTTTAAGCACATGCGTGAAAaagtattatgttttatatagcaagcctgtaaccatctcaaTCATAGAtgaaaaagaccatttacagacAATACAGGCAATTAACCACAGGAAATATGGTTAATTGCCAAAAACCCAGGACTAGTTTGCGaaagttcatttttgaaataatctccaatatttaatgaacgattCGATCTCATTACCTCTCATTATTCGATCTAGAGGCAAAGGTGCTCAGactgaggagttctaccatgtggtatgaatgtcgTGGATGTCTGCAAAAAATCGTGTGATATACAATCCTTTACGCACGTGAAAAATGTGAAGGCGCTCCCCCAGTGGCCAATTTCTTTCAAACTTACTCTACTTACTCTTACTCTAGTCAAACAGGCCTCTCGAGTTTCGTtacgatcggcctccgttaaccttgcctgatagctgctcaaattcattggccgatggcggacatgttttttgagatacgtcaatgtcctcatagacaatcatggcacattggacaaagacaccgcatgccaattttcaagccAATCAGACTAACAGTAAAGTAGTTAgagtcattttcatgtttttttttcctgttatagcaccatcaagtggccagtcgccacGTGCTTTTTCacacgaccacagaatgagctcttacatatgtGCGCTGAGTTTGGTAAAAAATATCTCACTCCGTTtatgagttatagccattttagtaaaagtggctccacccactttgaatgttttggcggcccttagggaccgtaaatcgaaatttcaacttttttttgataattactgACTCAGACTCCGGAGGATCTTGCTGCGCTGGTTTGGTTTCAATCAGCCCAAAAACCTAGGaatagtttgcaaaagtaggtttttcaaaaaatccaaaataccccgAAAATTTCGCCATAACGACGAGAAATGAATTTTgtccgtcttgagccaaggattctaATGAAATAAGACATTTGAGCCTACGTCTAACAGTTTGGGAGTTATGAGCGATTTTGACCGCTGTAGCACCCCCTTCAGGTCGATtggggcgagccttggtgacaTTGTGgacggtgtgagtactaccatcccttaaagtttcaaaaaaaaagtttttccacaaaaaaaaaaagtcttgagAAATCTTACAATGCATTACATGCTGTAACTAGCATACAGGAAACAAGACAACCGGGTGAAAATCAGGTGAAGCAAGTTTGATCATAAAAAGATTTGCCAAACTCTTACTTTTAAGTGCTGTGTAAAGTATTGACTCATAATCACGTCAAACATATTACTGTCGAAGTAATAAAAGTCTTGTTGTGGTGAATATTCTTAGGAACACTAACTGTATAATATTCAGAAAACAGTGAGTATAAATGCACTCTTCTGCAAGTGAAGTCTTTGAAACAACTCTTACTCATAAATTGCTAataaattttacaaataattacaaagaaacaacaTGTGACACATTGACTTAAAGGGATTgctcaccaaaaaataaaaattccgttgtcatttactcaccctcattttttttccaaacatgtatgaatttcgttcttctgttaaacacaaaagaagatattttgaaaaatgttggtaaccaaaccccattgacttccatagtatgaaaaaaaaaataccagaaTGGGGATCAGAAACAGTTTGGTTAGCGACATTCttcaaagtatcttcttttgtgttcaacagaacaaagaaactcatacaggtttggaacaacttgaggttgtcagtgatgacagaatttagatttataggtgaactatccctttaaatgtgaagttttgaagtagaaagattgaatttgtattttcttgtaaaacaatttaatttttttttacaatgtacatGCTACAAGAAACAACTTATACGGTACTAATAAGGTTTATGAGAAGAGCCGCTCTTCAGATAAACCTTATTAGTACTGTGTGAGTTGTTTCTTTCTGCCTGTGTTTTTCAGAATATGCTGACGTTTAAAAATACACTAATATGCTGTTGGACATGCTgcttttatattaattatactgAATGAGAGgttattaaaagaaattatttcACTCATCATCTACAACTGTTAAAAGACTAATTAATCAGGTGAATtgaatgattaaataaaattgcttttaatttatgttgaattaaatacaataatgcCAAATTGAATGGATCAATCAAttgaaatatgaatattttgacATCACAattgttcattttaagtcagctGTTCATATTAAACTGTGTGCATATGTGGCTGAATGATGTGATGCTCTATTAAATGCAAtttgtacatatttatttaatacacctCTTCTATGATTGACATGTTTTCAaattaaaactcattttgatATTCTTTATGGGATCTAAAAGTCAAGGTGTTGTAACTGTacagacaaaaaataataaataaataaagaagagGGAAGGCTGAAATTAGCTGCTGGAAAAGTCTTGttctaaaaaatattatttttattatttatttttatttttttgctcttggtttttattttgaataagtaattatttCGCGaccacttaagtatattctatatagtataattgtgaatgtaatctggatgtactattcgccatgttgtcactgtcatgtgacctatcagcctcagttgcgtcgcttcactgccctTCACAagtcctctcccgtggcctcatgggatagtaaagtaaAGGCTGCATCCGAATtagcatacttccctactatatagtaagctataggcgaaaaacagtatgtgacaaaagaattatatgtccgaattcacagtactcataaaaaaGTAAGCaaaaagtccccggatgacctactacttccggcgagattctgaagtgtgcatacgatggacactttactatcccatgaggctaCAGGAGAAGATTTGTGAATGGCggtgaagcgacacaactgatGCTAGGTATAATtgataatgacagcatggcgAAAGTAGTACAttcggattacattcatactacacactttcatactatatagaacatatttttttatggttGTAAAGTAATTACAGACATTCTACTTTTGTCAcatatactgtttttcacctttTATATAGCAGGGAAGTacgttttcggatgcagccaatgTTGTCATTTGACGAGAAATGGCTTCCTTCCCCTGAAATGAAccaacttaaattaaaaaattaaaaatacatatttattcatGCAGGTAGGCATGggtttttaaatgtctcagtaaCTATAAAGATTCGATTATAAGTGCGATAAATAATAGCGAGCAAAAGTGTTCGCCTGATGAGGTAACTTTTCCCgcttaatgaaaaaaaaaaaaaagtatgaaaaaaGTAGCTAGTATATAGTCTTAAGTATGGTGTCAGATGACAGTTTTCGCTACGCAGACGATTGTCAAAAGATTGTAGCATGAAATGTAGCCTACCTATACATTACATATTTAACAGATgcttataaataaacaaataaataaacagaacttATTAAAAGTCGACACTCATTGTATAATTCACACATTTAAAGAATAGgggtttaaaataaataaatcaaattactTTGTGGAACAAATGATCCtatgatttttgtttgtttttttatttaaaatataatttgaaaaGTGTAgctatcttgttttttttatataggctatataatctttttttttttctttttctttttttttactgaactATCATTTTTTACTGAACTATCTGAAGTCAAGCATACTTGGCTCCCCCGAGAAGCTGTTGTCATATGCTGAGCTCATATCTTAAGCTAAAACCTGGGAATTTTTGGTTAAAAGCATGTAGCATATTTTCCGTCTTCAGAAAACCCTCATGAAGGGTGTGGCCATTTCTATGGGCGTCTCTtaaaagcaaaatatataaacatcacGCTGAAGTTAGAGAAGTCACTTTTGAGAACCAGAGACACAGAGCAAGTAACGCATACTGGAACTGACCTGAACTAACAATGTACACCAGATCAGACAGCCTGGTCCTCTCATTACCGAGAAACACTTTCTTCCAGCCGCAGTCGCAGTTCGATTTCAGACCGGCGACGATGCAGCGCAACACCGAGCCGGAGATCTTCACTTTCGAGCAGATCCCGGAGCCGCAGTCATTCTCTCACCGCGGAGCTCCGCTGCGCCCGCGCAAAAGAAACACCCGCGTCATGTACCCCTCCAAAGTGCGCAAATATCTGCCACCGGCCGAGAAGAGCCCAGCCAAACGCTGGCTGCTCGCGCTGTGCCTGGTGGTTTTCCTGCAGATCTACACGGAGGAGGGATCCGTTGAGACGACGCAGAGCGAAGGACCAACCTTCACCGATGCCACAGCGTACAATGTTCTCCCTTTCCAGTCTGCTGAGGAGCAAGCCAGACAAATGATGGGCAATTGTCCTGAGGGCTTCAGCCAGTCTAGCAGCGAGGGGGAGAAGAAGGAGAATTCTTG
This Ctenopharyngodon idella isolate HZGC_01 chromosome 5, HZGC01, whole genome shotgun sequence DNA region includes the following protein-coding sequences:
- the ier3 gene encoding radiation-inducible immediate-early gene IEX-1, which encodes MYTRSDSLVLSLPRNTFFQPQSQFDFRPATMQRNTEPEIFTFEQIPEPQSFSHRGAPLRPRKRNTRVMYPSKVRKYLPPAEKSPAKRWLLALCLVVFLQIYTEEGSVETTQSEGPTFTDATAYNVLPFQSAEEQARQMMGNCPEGFSQSSSEGEKKENSWFLNTTCPSSSLEEDFTTLYQQSRRNGYVVALLYPVYHRLGTEN